The DNA sequence AGTCGTCGGCGGCCGCGATCGGCGCCCAGATCGCCTCGACCTCGTCGATCAGCAGCGTGCACGGCCCGGCATCGGCCCAGTAATCATGCGCCGGTGCAGCCCCGGCATAGGCCGCGACCGCGGCGACAAAGCCGGTGAACGCCGGCCCGGCATAGATCGCATCGGCCGGCGAATCGCCACGCCGCACGCCGCCCCGCCAATCGAACCAGAAGCGATCGGGCGCCATCCGCGATCCCACCAGCCCGGCCTCAATCGCCTTGACCAGCGCGGTGTCGGCCTCGGCGCCGCGCGACGCCACCCCCAGCCGGCCCAGCATCGCCGTCACCATCGCCGCCTGGTAGCGCGGCGCAAAGGCCTCGAGCGCCGGCTTCAGCGCGTCGAGCGGCGCCACCAGCCGCAGCGCGCCCGCCAGCTGATAGACATTCCACTGCAGCGCCTCGGCCTGCCGGCCGAAGCTGTAAAGCCCGTGATGGTCGAAATAGGCCGCGGTGAAATCGGGGTCCCACGCCGGCGCGAACCGCCAGGGGCCATAGTCGAACGATTCGCCGGTGATGTTGATATTGTCGGTGTTGAGCACGCCATGGACGAACCCCGCCGCCATATATTGCGCCGCCAGCCGGCTGCCGCTGGTCACCGCATGGTCCAGAAGCGCCGCCGCGTCCCGCCCTTCGGGAACGAAATGCCGGCAGGCGTAATCGACCAGCCGCGCCATCGCGGCCTCGTCCTGCAGATAGGCCTGGCGCTGGAAGCTGCCATAGCGGACATGGCTGTGGCTCAGCCGGACAAGCACGGCACCGCGCGTCGGGCTCGGTTCGTCGCTGCGGTCGAGCGCCTCGCCGGTTTCGATCACCGACAGCGTCCGGCTCGTCGTCACGCCCAGCGCCTCGAGCATTTCGGTCGCCAGTATCTCGCGCACGGCGCCCTTCAGCGTCAGCCGGCCGTCGCCGGCGCGGCTCCACGGCGTCGTACCGCTGCCCTTGGTGCCGAGGTCCATCAGCCGGCCGGCGGCGTCGCGGCACTGCGCGAACAAAAAGCCCCGCCCGTCGCCGAGGTCGGGATTGTAGGTGCGGAACTGATGGCCGTGGTATCGCAAGGCCAGCGGCACATCGAGGCTGCCCGGCAAGGGTGCGAACCGCCCGAAATGCCGCAGCCAGTCGCCGTCCGACAGCGCTTCGAGGCCGATCTCCGCGGCCGCGCGGTCGTTGCGGAAGCGCAGGACGGTTTCGGGAAAATCCGCCGGCGCAACGGGGTCGAAAAAGCCGTCCCCCAGTTCCAGGATCGCGGTTTCGCCGTGAAAGGCCGTCAATTGGTCGGGTACTGACAGGCGGCGCGGATGAAGCGGATGGTCTCGCGCGCGACTCGCGCTTCCTCTTCCGGCGTCTTGGCGGTCAGCACCAGGTCGATGGCGTCGCCGACGACATGGTGCATGAACGAGGCTGCCAGCTCGATATCGATGCCGTCGATGCCGCGCTTCTGCATCGACACCGCCATCTGGCGATGGATCCATTCCGTCGTCGTCGCTTTGGCAGCGTGGTAAAAGGGTTCGGCTTCGGGGTTCTTGAGCATCGCCGGCTTGCCGACCTCGCATTCGCTGCCGGTGATGCCTTCCCACAGGGTATTGGCCTTGCAGAAGGCAAAGACCCGCGAAATGATGATTCCCGGCTCCAGATCCTCCAGGGCGTCGCCCTGCTCCATCGCCTCGATCATCGCCTGGCCATGGCGCTCGCCCAGTTGCGCCAGCAGCGCCTTTTTCGACCCGAAATGATAGAAGATCGAGCCTTCCGAAACATCCGCCTCACGCGCGATGTCGGCGGTGCCGGTGCCGGCAAAGCCCTTGGTGGAAAACAGCATATGGGCGGCGGCCAGAACGCGCTGCTTGGTTTCGGCGGGGTCGTATCGGCGCGCACGGCTGTCGGCCCGGGGCTCGGCCCTGGAGGTTGCTCGGGGACTGGCGATATCGGTCGCGCGCGTTGCCACGATAGTGTGTCTTCCTCATGCCCCCCGGTCGCCGATCCATATGGCAATCGGCGTCGCCAAAGTCAAAATAGGGCATGCGGCGCGGCCGGTCACCTGCCCAAGGTGATCGGGCGCCGGAAAGCGTGGACAAGTCGCGGACGCGCCCGCAAGCTCGCCGGGTGATTCCGCGCCCCGCCTCGCCGCCCGCCATCGACCAAGCCCGATGGGACCATGGCTGGTACTGGTCGCACGACGGCCTGCGCCTCCATTATCGCGATCTTCCCGGCCCCGCCGATCGCCCGGCGCTGCTCTGCCTGCCCGGCCTCACCCGCAACAGCGCCGATTTCGCAGCGCTCGCACAGCGCCTTGCCGGCCAGTGGCGGGTGGTCGCGCCCGATCTGCGCGGCCGCGGCGAATCGGCCTGGCCGCGCGATTCGCTGACCTATGTGCCGCTGACCTATCTTCTCGATCTCGGGCTGCTCATCGCCGCGGCCGGCCTGCAGCGCTTCGTCGTCCTCGGCTCCTCGCTGGGCGGCGCGCTGGCGCTGCAACTGACCACCGGCCACCGCGCTGCCATGGCCGGCGTCATCCTCAACGATTATGGCCCGGCGGTGGAACCGGCAGGGCTGGCGCGGCTGCGCGCCAATGTCGGGCGCGGCGGCAACTGGCCGACATGGATCCACGCGGCGCGCGACCTGGCGCAGCGCAATGGCGACAGCTACCCGGGCTGGCAGCTGCCCGACTGGCTGGCCTTTGCCCGGCGCCTGTGCCGGTTGACGGCGGCGGGGCGCATCGTCTTCGATTATGATCCGCGCATCGCCGAACCCTTTCGCCTGCCGCATGGCGACGCCGGGTCGGACCTGTGGCTGGCACTGGATGCCCTTGCCGGCCTGCCGGTGCTCAGCCTGCGCGGCGCCCTGTCCGACGTGCTGGCGCCCGATACCCAGGCCGCGATGGCGCGCCGCCTGCCGCAATTGCGGGTGGTGACGGTGCCCGGCGTCGGCCATGCTCCCACGCTCGACGAGCCGGCTGCGGCCGCCGCCATCGACGCCATGCTGGCCGATGTGCTGAAGGGAGAGAACGCATGACGACACGCAACGTCTGGCGGCTGGCGCACCGCCCGGTCGGCGACATCGCCGATGGCGACCTCGTCTACGGCAGCGAACCGCTCCCCGACATCGCCGAGGGCCAGTTCAGCCTGCGGCTGACCTATCTGTCGCTCGACCCGACCAACCGCATCTGGATGAGCGACCAGGAGCAATATATGCCGCCGGTCGACGTCGGCGCGGCGATGCGCGGCGGCGTCTGCGGCCGGGTGGTCGAAAGCCGCAAGCCCGGCGTCAACCC is a window from the Polymorphobacter fuscus genome containing:
- a CDS encoding protein adenylyltransferase SelO family protein, with protein sequence MSVPDQLTAFHGETAILELGDGFFDPVAPADFPETVLRFRNDRAAAEIGLEALSDGDWLRHFGRFAPLPGSLDVPLALRYHGHQFRTYNPDLGDGRGFLFAQCRDAAGRLMDLGTKGSGTTPWSRAGDGRLTLKGAVREILATEMLEALGVTTSRTLSVIETGEALDRSDEPSPTRGAVLVRLSHSHVRYGSFQRQAYLQDEAAMARLVDYACRHFVPEGRDAAALLDHAVTSGSRLAAQYMAAGFVHGVLNTDNINITGESFDYGPWRFAPAWDPDFTAAYFDHHGLYSFGRQAEALQWNVYQLAGALRLVAPLDALKPALEAFAPRYQAAMVTAMLGRLGVASRGAEADTALVKAIEAGLVGSRMAPDRFWFDWRGGVRRGDSPADAIYAGPAFTGFVAAVAAYAGAAPAHDYWADAGPCTLLIDEVEAIWAPIAAADDWSALTAKVGAIRRMGEAMGEAMRPAAGVTGP
- a CDS encoding alpha/beta fold hydrolase, which codes for MIPRPASPPAIDQARWDHGWYWSHDGLRLHYRDLPGPADRPALLCLPGLTRNSADFAALAQRLAGQWRVVAPDLRGRGESAWPRDSLTYVPLTYLLDLGLLIAAAGLQRFVVLGSSLGGALALQLTTGHRAAMAGVILNDYGPAVEPAGLARLRANVGRGGNWPTWIHAARDLAQRNGDSYPGWQLPDWLAFARRLCRLTAAGRIVFDYDPRIAEPFRLPHGDAGSDLWLALDALAGLPVLSLRGALSDVLAPDTQAAMARRLPQLRVVTVPGVGHAPTLDEPAAAAAIDAMLADVLKGENA
- a CDS encoding TetR/AcrR family transcriptional regulator, translated to MATRATDIASPRATSRAEPRADSRARRYDPAETKQRVLAAAHMLFSTKGFAGTGTADIAREADVSEGSIFYHFGSKKALLAQLGERHGQAMIEAMEQGDALEDLEPGIIISRVFAFCKANTLWEGITGSECEVGKPAMLKNPEAEPFYHAAKATTTEWIHRQMAVSMQKRGIDGIDIELAASFMHHVVGDAIDLVLTAKTPEEEARVARETIRFIRAACQYPTN